In Rosa chinensis cultivar Old Blush chromosome 1, RchiOBHm-V2, whole genome shotgun sequence, a genomic segment contains:
- the LOC112199909 gene encoding uncharacterized protein LOC112199909 gives MCFDDEVALNVLSIPLSRRFGFDKVAWKPNKKGFFSVKSAYIVAREFSIGHIFASASTGDPYAPLWKALWKAKVPSKVAIFGWRAALNLLPTRVALTAKGYMGELQCVVCSQLVESLEHVFCECSVARDILSAPPFFLPLSTLPWKEWLLERATTLPSALFDKLLILLWSLWRNRNDALWRNHSQTSSSLVAYSLAWYEEYLQSQKSFNPTWAPLKASKRWLAPDVDTLKMNVDGAFLPSFQHGGTGGGGPPE, from the coding sequence ATGTGTTTCGATGATGAAGTGGCTCTAAATGTTCTATCCATTCCTTTGAgtagaagatttggttttgacaAAGTGGCATGGAAGCCTAATAAAAAAGGTTTCTTCTCAGTTAAATCTGCATACATAGTGGCTCGTGAATTCTCCATTGGCCATATCTTTGCTTCAGCTTCTACTGGAGACCCTTATGCTCCATTATGGAAGGCTTTGTGGAAGGCAAAAGTCCCAAGTAAAGTGGCTATTTTTGGATGGAGAGCTGCCCTCAATCTTCTTCCTACTCGAGTAGCTCTGACTGCTAAAGGCTATATGGGTGAGTTGCAGTGTGTTGTTTGTTCTCAATTGGTAGAATCTCTTGAACATGTTTTTTGTGAATGTTCTGTTGCCCGGGATATACTGAGTGctcctcctttcttccttccctTGTCTACTCTTCCTTGGAAGGAATGGCTTTTGGAGAGAGCCACCACCTTACCTTCTGCACTATTTGATAAATTGTTAATCCTCTTATGGAGTCTTTGGAGGAACCGTAATGATGCATTGTGGAGAAATCATTCCCAAACTAGCTCAAGTTTGGTGGCGTATTCCCTGGCTTGGTATGAGGAATATTTGCAATCCCAAAAGTCTTTTAATCCTACATGGGCTCCACTTAAAGCTAGTAAAAGATGGCTAGCGCCTGATGTAGATACCTTGAAAATGAATGTGGATGGGGCCTTCTTGCCAAGCTTTCAACATGGTGGAACAGGGGGGGGGGGTCCTCCGGAATAA
- the LOC112199888 gene encoding putative disease resistance RPP13-like protein 1, with product MALGEIFLAAFLQLLLDRLTPREVLGYFGSLGGVGKKLQKLRETLSAVAAVLSDAEEKQLTNKAVELWLNDLRHLAYDIDDLLNTFPNEMLEGEQLKLHQTGTSKVRSFFTKGPHKVRFIFNMNSQIEEISNRLQKIFDLKKNLGLKVTGLNSTSTSSWQRPPGSYVLDGPVVGRDEDARKIVKLLSRDVDPSSTTNYQVVAIVGMGGVGKTTIAGQVFNDVAAKEQFDLKVWVSVSDDFNLETVTRTIFKKVTSGPCDIDDFSQLQDDLSKALDGKRFLIVLDDVWSTCGYDSWTKLQAPLRGGAKGSKVMVTTRDEKVAVLMGARAAGVYYLKRLSDECCLQVFEQHVSNDRPPNFDLLKKKIVTNCNGLPLAAKTLGGVLRCKETDKWEEILNDKLWSISDGSEILPVLRLSYLYLPSTLKRCFAYCSILPNDYKFEKTQLILLWMAEGFLEQPEGAKAMEDIGDEYFGELLSRSLFQNSGKNSSHYVMHDLVGDLARWAAGDTFCRLEDKPHGRCSPKTRHLAYTSSKFDGVKRFETFSGAKRLRTFLPLPVSGGYENYLTRYATSDLLPQLKYLRVLSFNGYKLTELPKSVGKLRHLQYLDLSHTLITSLPESTCMLYNLHTLILENCSKLKTLPSNMSNLSNLRHLNNSNMPSLEEMPPQVSRLIHLRTLPNFVVGRSGIGEIGSLHLCGTLSVRRLENVIDVGDAKRAQIMNKEGLKTLQLEWSGTSEKESEVLCSLEPHKKLLHLTIKGYNGSELSKWIGRPSFSDMKFVKLEDCKNCRFLPPFGQLPCLKSLWIKGLASVESVGAEFYGECSLPFQVLEFLGFEDMQNWKDWLPCKINEEVRVFPCIELLDIRSCPKWKGWLPKMDSLSRMFINECEVSVVSIANYKHLHDLTINGCKRVVHRSGVKFESLEDLGFSSIPEFRLEIDGFIRGLPKLQRLWITDCEELTCLWENEDRWLQPRISNNIGGNISDSPSHFIQELRALKELHLTGCSNLISFPEAGWPPCLEYVKMESCNSLMHFVRHQVPPSIKRLEIAKCQNLKLLVKDAEEVESCLEYLEIKECASLTSLSSKGGRLPRTLKYLWISDCEKLESIIRTFHDDTCLEHIHIGRCANLKSLPEGLCHLSILRKLKIRECGSLVSFPRGGLPSNLIDFRIVNCRQALPRGIGNLSSLQFLLLGYCGGLASIIEEGFPPNLINLHIWTPESCKPLSEWGLHHLDRLTSLKQLVIGGVDPNLVSFPPKEVLLPKSLIQLTIGVFPNLKRLSSSFQSLTSLESLDIIECPKLASIIPEHEDHLPLSLTQLRIYEGCPLLTKKYQPGKGRHWPKQIAHIPYVYVGDYKDEAKADRWA from the coding sequence ATGGCATTGGGAGAGATCTTTCTTGCGGCATTCCTTCAGTTGCTGCTGGACAGGTTAACGCCTCGGGAGGTCCTGGGCTACTTTGGAAGCTTGGGAGGAGTTGGCAAAAAGCTGCAGAAATTGAGGGAAACACTGTCCGCAGTTGCGGCGGTGCTTTCCGATGCGGAGGAGAAGCAGTTGACGAACAAGGCAGTGGAGCTGTGGCTGAATGACCTCAGACACTTGGCTTACGATATCGACGATCTACTCAACACCTTTCCTAATGAGATGTTAGAAGGCGAGCAGCTCAAGCTTCACCAAACTGGCACAAGCAAGGTACGAAGCTTCTTTACCAAAGGTCCTCACAAAGTCAGGTTCATTTTCAATATGAACTCCCAAATAGAGGAGATTTCTAATCGCTTGCAAAAGATATTTGACCTGAAAAAGAATCTTGGTTTGAAAGTGACTGGGCTTAACTCTACTTCAACATCCTCATGGCAAAGGCCACCAGGTTCGTATGTGTTGGATGGACCTGTGGTTGGGAGAGATGAAGACGCAAGAAAAATTGTTAAATTGTTGTCCAGAGATGTTGATCCTTCTTCTACCACCAATTATCAAGTTGTTGCCATTGTTGGTATGGGAGGAGTCGGCAAGACAACGATTGCGGGACAAGTCTTCAATGATGTAGCTGCAAAGGAACAGTTTGATCTCAAGGTCTGGGTTTCAGTGTCCGATGACTTCAATCTTGAAACGGTGACGAGAACTATTTTTAAGAAAGTCACATCTGGGCCATGTGATATTGATGATTTCAGTCAACTTCAAGATGATCTGAGCAAGGCGCTGGATGGTAAAAGGTTTTTGATTGTTTTAGATGATGTCTGGAGCACGTGTGGTTATGATTCATGGACAAAACTGCAAGCTCCCCTCCGTGGCGGAGCCAAGGGAAGTAAGGTAATGGTGACAACACGTGATGAAAAAGTTGCAGTATTAATGGGAGCTCGAGCCGCTGGAGTTTATTATTTAAAGAGACTATCAGATGAATGTTGTCTACAAGTATTTGAGCAGCATGTTAGCAATGAcaggccaccaaattttgactTGCTTAAGAAGAAAATTGTTACGAACTGCAATGGATTGCCATTGGCtgcaaaaactcttggtggtgtTTTACGTTGTAAAGAAACTGACAAGTGGGAGGAAATACTGAATGACAAATTATGGAGTATATCAGATGGGAGTGAAATACTCCCAGTACTGAGATTGAGTTATCTTTATCTCCCTTCAACTTTGAAGAGGTGCTTTGCTTATTGCTCAATACTTCCCAATGACTACAAATTTGAGAAAACCCAATTAATCCTTCTGTGGATGGCAGAGGGTTTTCTTGAGCAACCAGAAGGGGCTAAAGCAATGGAAGATATCGGTGACGAATATTTCGGGGAGCTATTGTCTCGGtcattatttcaaaattcgggcaAAAACAGTTCACATTATGTAATGCATGACCTTGTTGGTGATTTGGCACGATGGGCTGCTGGAGACACATTTTGCAGATTAGAGGATAAACCGCATGGTAGATGTTCTCCAAAGACTCGTCATCTGGCTTACACTTCTAGTAAGTTCGATGGGGTAAAAAGATTTGAGACATTTTCTGGAGCAAAACGCTTGCGGACTTTCCTACCACTTCCTGTTTCCGGTGGTTATGAGAATTATCTAACTCGTTATGCTACTTCTGATTTATTGCCACAATTGAAGTACTTGCGGGTGCTCTCTTTCAATGGTTATAAACTGACCGAGCTGCCAAAATCCGTAGGTAAGTTGAGACATCTACAGTACCTTGATCTTTCTCACACATTAATAACGAGTTTGCCTGAGTCAACATGCATGCTTTACAACTTACATACGTTAATATTAGAGAATTGTTCAAAATTGAAGACACTACCTTCAAACATGAGCAATTTATCTAATTTACGTCATCTCAACAATTCAAACATGCCTTCATTGGAAGAAATGCCTCCCCAAGTAAGTCGGTTGATTCATCTGCGAACTTTGCCTAACTTTGTGGTGGGGAGATCCGGGATTGGAGAGATAGGGTCATTGCATCTTTGTGGAACCTTGAGCGTTAGAAGATTGGAAAATGTGATTGATGTTGGGGATGCGAAGAGGGCCCAAATAATGAACAAGGAAGGGCTAAAAACCTTGCAATTGGAATGGAGTGGCACAAGTGAGAAGGAGTCGGAGGTGCTCTGCAGTTTAGAACCTCATAAAAAGCTTCTACACCTCACTATCAAGGGCTACAATGGTTCCGAACTTTCCAAATGGATTGGACGGCCTTCATTCTCTGATATGAAGTTTGTGAAGTTAGAGGACTGTAAAAACTGTCGATTCTTACCCCCTTTTGGCCAGTTACCTTGTCTGAAAAGCCTTTGGATAAAAGGACTGGCCAGTGTTGAAAGTGTGGGTGCTGAGTTTTATGGAGAGTGTAGCTTGCCTTTTCAAGTCTTGGAATTCCTAGGGTTCGAGGATATGCAAAATTGGAAGGATTGGCTTCCTTGCAAAATAAATGAAGAAGTTCGAGTTTTTCCATGCATAGAATTGCTTGACATCCGTAGTTGCCCCAAATGGAAGGGTTGGTTGCCCAAGATGGATTCATTATCACGTATGTTTATTAATGAATGTGAAGTGTCAGTGGTTTCAATAGCCAATTATAAACATCTTCATGATTTGACCATCAACGGTTGTAAAAGGGTGGTGCACAGAAGTGGAGTTAAGTTTGAGTCACTGGAGGATTTGGGGTTTTCAAGTATTCCGGAGTTCAGACTCGAAATAGATGGGTTcatcagaggattaccaaagcTTCAAAGATTGTGGATTACTGATTGTGAAGAGTTGACATGTCTGTGGGAGAATGAGGATAGATGGCTGCAGCCTCGGATTTCTAATAATATTGGAGGCAACATCTCTGACTCCCCCTCTCACTTTATTCAAGAGCTAAGAGCACTCAAGGAACTTCACTTAACTGGATGCTCAAATCTAATTTCTTTTCCAGAAGCTGGTTGGCCACCTTGTCTTGAATATGTAAAGATGGAGTCGTGTAATTCTTTGATGCATTTTGTGAGGCATCAGGTACCACCGAGCATAAAAAGATTAGAGATAGCAAAATGTCAAAATTTGAAACTATTAGTCAAGGATGCTGAGGAGGTAGAGAGTTGTCTGGAGTACTTGGAGATAAAAGAGTGTGCATCTTTAACATCTTTATCAAGCAAAGGAGGCCGATTACCCAGGACGCTCAAATATCTTTGGATAAGTGACTGTGAAAAATTGGAGTCAATAATCAGAACATTCCACGATGACACCTGTCTTGAACATATTCACATAGGCAGGTGTGCAAATCTCAAATCCTTACCAGAGGGGCTATGCCATCTCTCCATTCTTCGCAAGTTAAAGATACGCGAATGTGGAAGTCTCGTTTCCTTCCCGAGAGGAGGGTTGCCATCCAACCTGATAGACTTTCGTATCGTCAATTGTCGTCAAGCCCTCCCCAGAGGCATAGGCAACCTCAGCTCTCTTCAGTTTTTGCTGTTGGGATACTGTGGAGGTTTGGCATCCATTATAGAAGAGGGTTTCCCACCCAACCTAATTAATCTTCATATTTGGACTCCCGAAAGCTGCAAGCCTCTCTCAGAGTGGGGGCTTCACCACTTGGACAGACTCACCTCTCTTAAACAATTGGTCATCGGTGGTGTAGATCCAAATTTGGTGTCCTTTCCGCCAAAGGAGGTGCTGCTCCCTAAATCTCTCATTCAACTCACCATTGGAGTCTTCCCAAATCTGAAGCGCCTGTCATCATCTTTTCAATCACTCACCTCTCTTGAATCGCTTGACATTATTGAGTGCCCAAAGCTAGCATCTATTATCCCAGAACATGAGGATCATCTGCCTCTTTCACTTACACAGCTTCGCATCTATGAGGGCTGTCCGCTGCTCACAAAGAAATACCAACCAGGTAAAGGACGACACTGGCCCAAACAAATAGCCCACATCCCTTACGTTTATGTTGGAGACTACAAGGACGAAGCCAAAGCCGACCGCTGGGCATAG
- the LOC112179391 gene encoding tetratricopeptide repeat protein 27 homolog isoform X3: MKMKDLLFEGSLSCAYGIRSLSWWLARVTFLHQHILDERSSSLFDLLHVFTSETLNHFGTLEKLTSYWGNNLRNGEGSTLVSVIHLEAGMMEYIYACVDSCRLHFESAEAAAGVKLSVTGVLGFRTIHQVEPKAQMVLLANTTSSKSGALCSSESPGPHRYDSIGRNDISKHPSESHEASDILLTPRLVENESDSGVISDGIQVGGGGADPLSAIQQAVILAKCLLIEKSTRHDDMQRWEMAPYIEAIDSQLSSYFIIRRCCDVLRIRWESRRSHTKERALTMMETLVQGISDPSPGVADRIPFCYGIYIPTVSALRKEYGELCVRCGLIGEAVKIFEDLELWDNLIFCYSLLEKKAAAVELIKTRLSETPNDPRLWCSLGDVTNDDACFEKALEVSNDRSARAKRSLARSAYNRGEYRTSKLLWESAMALNSLYPDGWFALGAAALKDRDIEKALDGFTRAVQLDPENGEAWNNIACLHMIKGKSKEAFIAFREALKFKRNSYQLWENYSHVALDVGNVAQALEAARKVLDLTNNKRIDSELLERIMTEVESMASPTNSAMTDDEDNFLVCGTTNAASEVGKSREAEHLVEFLGKVLQQIVRSGNGTDIWGLYARWQKMKGDLSMCREAWLKQVRSYQGSDLWKDRDRFKKFAKSSLELCKVYMEISSSTGSRDELLSAERHLRNIMKQAGSFADMEELQHLKACLDEVKLKLDCDSVST, translated from the exons ATGAAGATGAAAGATTTGTTATTTGAAGGAAGTCTGTCTTGTGCATATGGAATTAGGAGCCTTTCATGGTGGCTCGCTAGGGTCACCTTTCTCCATCAGCACATTCTCGATGAGCGGTCTTCATCTCTGTTCGACCTTTTGCATGTCTTTACAAGTGAAACTTTGAATCATTTTGGCACGTTGGAGAAATTAACAAGTTATTGGGGTAACAATTTGCGTAATGGCGAGGGATCAACACTCGTCTCAGTGATTCATCTGGAAGCTGGAATGATGGAATACATCTATGCATGTGTTGATTCATGCAG GTTGCATTTTGAATCAGCTGAAGCAGCAGCTGGTGTTAAGCTTTCAGTTACAGGGGTTCTTGGCTTCCGTACTATACATCAG GTTGAACCAAAGGCACAAATGGTACTTTTAGCAAACACAACTTCATCAAAGAGTGGGGCTCTCTGTTCCTCTGAAAGCCCTGGCCCTCATAGATACGATTCTATTGGCAGAAATGATATATCTAAGCATCCATCTGAGTCCCATGAGgcttctgatatattattgacTCCAAGATTGGTAGAGAATGAGAGTGATTCTGGAGTTATATCAGACGGCATTCaagttggtggtggtggtgctgaCCCTTTGAGTGCAATCCAGCAGGCAGTGATCCTGGCTAAATGCCTTCTAATTGAGAAGAGCACACGACATGATGACATGCAGA gatgGGAAATGGCTCCATACATCGAGGCAATTGATTCTCAGCTATCATCATATTTTATT ATACGACGATGCTGTGATGTCCTACGTATTCGGTGGGAGTCGAGACGTAGTCACACAAAGGAACGTGCATTGACGATGATGGAAACATTG gttcagggcatcagcgATCCCTCTCCAGGAGTGGCAGACAGGATTCCTTTCTGCTATGGGATTTATATCCCTACAGTTTCAGCCTTGCGGAA GGAATACGGTGAACTTTGTGTCCGCTGTGGTCTGATAGGAGAGGCAGTCAAAATTTTTGAGGACTTGGAATTATGGGATAATCTAATATTCTGCTATAG CCTATTGGAGAAAAAAGCAGCAGCTGTTGAACTGATCAAGACACGGCTTTCTGAAACACCTAATGACCCCAGGTTATG GTGTTCATTGGGTGACGTTACTAATGATGATGCCTGCTTTGAAAAAGCCCTAGAAGTTTCAAACGATAGGTCGGCTCGGGCTAAG CGGTCTCTTGCACGCAGTGCATACAACAGGGGGGAATATAGAACATCAAAACTTCTGTG GGAGTCTGCAATGGCCTTGAATTCTCTGTATCCTGATGGCTGGTTTGCCCTAGGGGCTGCTGCATTAAAG GATAGGGATATTGAGAAGGCACTAGATGGCTTTACACGGGCTGTTCagcttgatcctgaaaatgggGAGGCATGGAATAATATTGCCTGTTT GCATATGATAAAAGGGAAGAGTAAAGAAGCTTTCATTGCATTTAGAGAAGCACTGAAGTTCAA ACGAAACAGTTATCAATTGTGGGAGAACTACAGCCATGTTGCTTTAGATGTTGGCAATGTTGCTCAG GCTCTAGAAGCTGCACGGAAGGTGTTGGATCTTACTAATAATAAGAGAATTGATTCTGAGTTATTGGAAAGAATTATGACAGAGGTGGAAAGCATGGCTTCACCTACTAATTCAGCAATGACTGATGATGAAGATAACTTTCTCGTTTGTGGCACCACAAATGCAGCATCTGAGGTGGGAAAATCTCGGGAAGCTGAGCACTTAGTAGAGTTCCTTGGAAAAGTTCTACAACAG ATAGTTCGGAGTGGAAATGGAACAGATATTTGGGGCTTGTATGCTAGATGGCAAAAAATGAAAGGAGACCTCTCAATGTGCAGAGAAGCTTGGTTAAAGCAAGTCAGATCATACCAG GGGTCTGATTTGTGGAAAGATAGAGATCGGTTTAAAAAGTTTGCGAAATCCTCCTTGGAACTCTGCAAGGTGTATATGGAGATTTCTTCATCTACTGGCAGCCGTGATGAACTTCTCTCAGCTGAAAGGCACCTAAGGAACATAATGAAACAG GCAGGGAGTTTCGCAGACATGGAAGAACTTCAACATCTTAAAGCCTGCCTTGATGAAGTGAAGTTAAAACTTGATTGTGATAGTGTGTCTACTTAA
- the LOC112199901 gene encoding uncharacterized protein LOC112199901: MQRFKILVWSRGLNNIETQDALVNIVRQQNPSIVFLSETLAAPDLLTEVRRRIGFDGVICSPREDDCRGLGLFWRNEVPVRLRNYSANHIDVEVGAVGSEGAFQFTGVYGVATAANQNITRNLLRTLARQIRLPWLVAGDFNEILCLADKSGGPPRCVAQMNRFCQALVDCELMDMGSVGSHYIYLVKSVYKRKIGPCVSEFPLEGALSLFPGYHPPSEQVSRKIKQNGNLFLSWNTRVFQQGQVELKLIQGKLDELMKTHYEASQFDEQRALQTRLNELMSINETYWRQRSKIQWLREVAIETILDCLQTRVTEDMNSELLAPYLDDEIKRALFQMHPSKSPGPDGMSPCFFQKFWDVVESDVCRAVREVLLTGQISQESNFTHLTLIPKIKEPKLASDLRPIALCNVVYRIASKVLANRLKKILLQIISPLQSAFVPGRLISDNTLVATEVAHFMKKLKRQAEGFFSLKLDISKAYDRLEWQYLEAILLKLGFCKKWVNINMATVKSVSYSILINGTPTGFILPTRGIRQGDPLSPYLFILCAEGLSALISSSVQHGYIAGLVMSPSAPVIHHLLFADDCFLFGEASVRECQAFNNILSTYAQASGQKINLQKSSVVFSGNVGVPSSNQLATVLGVKCVKEHGMYLGLPIHVGHNKTAIFAYLKERLTKKLLSWRSKILSAGGKELLIKAVAQTLPNYVMNCYLLPKSLCDDLQQLCSQFFWGSTNEKKKIHWRSWDRMCLPNEQGGMGFKHLHSHDLATIYLQKSSVVFSGNVGVPSSNQLAAVLGVKCVKEHGMYLGLPIHVGHNKTAIFAYLKERLTKKLLSWRSKILSAGGKEFLIKAVAQTLPNYVMNCYLLPKSLCDDLQQLCSQFFWGSTNEKKKIHWRSWDRMCLPNEQGGMGFKHLHSHNLAMLSKQGWRILSNPNSVVAQVFKAVYYPNGSFLTADRSITHSYSWRSIMEARPILTAGLFWRIGNGTSVNIWEDE, encoded by the exons ATGCAGCGTTTTAAGATTCTCGTTTGGAGTCGAGGCCTCAACAATATTGAAACTCAGGATGCCCTAGTCAATATTGTACGACAGCAGAATCCCagcattgtttttctttctgaaacCCTAGCTGCGCCTGATCTGCTTACAGAGGTTCGTAGGAGGATAGGGTTTGATGGAGTCATCTGCTCACCTCGAGAGGACGATTGTCGGGGGCTTGGATTGTTCTGGCGTAACGAGGTTCCGGTGCGTCTCCGGAACTACTCTGCAAATCATATTGACGTCGAAGTTGGTGCTGTAGGTTCTGAAGGTGCCTTTCAATTCACAGGAGTATATGGTGTAGCCACAGCGGCAAATCAGAACATCACTCGGAATTTACTACGAACCCTAGCTAGACAGATTCGTCTTCCATGGCTAGTTGCTGGagattttaatgaaatcctttGTCTGGCTGACAAGTCTGGTGGTCCACCTCGCTGTGTAGCCCAGATGAATAGATTCTGTCAAGCTTTGGTTGACTGTGAGTTGATGGATATGGGGTCTGTTGGCTCTCACTATATATACTTGGTCAAATCGGTTTACAAAAGAAAGATTGGACCGTGCGTGTCAGAATTTCCATTGGAGGGAGCTTTATCCCTTTTCCCGGGTTATCACCCTCCCTCTGAGCAG GTTAGCAGGAAAATAAAGCAGAATGGCAACTTATTCCTTAGTTGGAATACGAGGGTGTTCCAGCAGGGACAGGTTGAACTGAAACTTATCCAAGGAAAACTGGATGAGCTAATGAAGACACACTATGAGGCCTCTCAATTTGATGAGCAACGAGCACTGCAGACCAGACTGAACGAATTGATGTCTATCAATGAAACATATTGGCGGCAACGTTCAAAGATACAATGGCTTAGAGAGG TGGCTATAGAGACAATTCTTGATTGTCTCCAAACTCGTGTTACTGAAGATATGAACTCAGAGCTCCTAGCCCCATATTTAGATGATGAGATCAAAAGAGCCTTATTTCAAATGCATCCCTCCAAATCCCCTGGACCTGATGGTATGTCTCCATGtttctttcaaaaattttgGGATGTAGTGGAGTCTGATGTTTGTAGGGCAGTCAGAGAAGTGCTTCTTACAGGGCAGATTTCACAAGAGTCAAACTTCACTCATCTTACTCTCATCCCAAAGATCAAAGAGCCAAAGCTTGCATCTGATCTGCGACCAATTGCCTTATGCAACGTGGTATATAGGATTGCTTCCAAGGTTTTGGCTAACCGGCTGAAGAAGATCCTTCTGCAAATCATATCTCCATTGCAAAGTGCTTTCGTTCCGGGACGACTCATCTCGGATAATACTCTAGTGGCTACTGAGGTTGCTCACTTTatgaaaaagctcaaaagacAAGCAGAGGGTTTCTTTTCCTTGAAGCTTGATATCTCTAAAGCCTATGATAGACTTGAATGGCAATACTTGGAGGCCATACTATTGAAACTAGGTTTCTGCAAAAAATGGGTGAATATTAATATGGCTACTGTCAAGTCTGTAAGTTATTCTATTTTGATTAATGGTACACCTACGGGCTTCATTTTACCTACTAGGGGTATTAGGCAAGGGGATCCACTCTCCCCTTACCTATTTATCCTCTGTGCCGAGGGCCTCTCTGCTTTGATTTCATCTTCTGTTCAGCATGGTTATATCGCAGGCTTGGTTATGTCACCTTCTGCTCCTGTTATCCATCATTTATTATTTGCAGATGATTGCTTTCTGTTTGGGGAAGCTTCTGTTAGAGAATGTCAGGCCTTCAATAATATTCTCTCTACCTATGCTCAAGCTTCTGGTCAAAAGATCAACCTTCAGAAATCTAGTGTTGTTTTTAGTGGCAATGTGGGGGTGCCCTCAAGTAACCAATTAGCTACAGTTCTGGGTGTCAAATGTGTTAAGGAGCATGGTATGTACTTAGGGCTACCTATCCATGTTGGACATAATAAAACAGCTATATTTGCATACTTAAAGGAGAGACTCACCAAGAAATTATTAAGTTGGAGATCCAAGATTCTCAGTGCAGGAGGTAAGGAGTTGTTAATCAAAGCTGTTGCTCAAACCTTACCTAACTATGTTATGAATTGCTACTTGTTGCCAAAGTCTCTTTGTGACGATCTTCAGCAGCTTTGctctcaatttttttggggaagtacaaatgaaaagaaaaagatccACTGGAGGTCTTGGGACAGAATGTGTCTCCCAAATGAACAAGGTGGTATGGGGTTCAAACACTTACATTCCCACGATTTAGCCACAATTTACCTTCAGAAATCTAGTGTTGTTTTTAGTGGCAATGTGGGGGTGCCCTCAAGTAACCAATTAGCTGCAGTTCTGGGTGTCAAATGTGTTAAGGAGCATGGTATGTACTTAGGGCTACCTATCCATGTTGGACATAATAAAACAGCTATATTTGCGTACTTAAAGGAGAGACTCACCAAGAAATTATTAAGTTGGAGATCCAAGATTCTCAGTGCAGGAGGTAAGGAGTTTTTAATCAAAGCTGTTGCTCAAACCTTACCTAACTATGTTATGAATTGCTACTTGTTGCCAAAGTCTCTTTGTGACGATCTTCAGCAGCTTTGctctcaatttttttggggaagtacaaatgaaaagaaaaagatccACTGGAGGTCTTGGGACAGAATGTGTCTCCCAAATGAACAAGGTGGTATGGGGTTCAAACACTTACATTCCCACAATTTAGCCATGTTATCCAAGCAAGGGTGGAGAATTTTATCCAATCCTAATTCAGTGGTGGCTCAGGTATTCAAAGCTGTTTACTACCCTAATGGATCTTTTCTCACTGCGGACAGGTCTATCACCCATTCTTACTCATGGAGGAGTATTATGGAAGCTCGTCCAATACTTACAGCTGGTCTATTTTGGCGTATTGGGAACGGAACCTCTGTGAATATTTGGGAGGATGAGTGA